Proteins from one Sabethes cyaneus chromosome 2, idSabCyanKW18_F2, whole genome shotgun sequence genomic window:
- the LOC128733815 gene encoding putative phospholipase B-like lamina ancestor, translating to MLKVVGASLYRTRISSYILGGAFLLAFGAFFVADMERPVYSGTYCATAYWARNSGFRVEFWGQRNDLESVPRGAVRGCFQNTLMESGWSQLEIESQPEFPDSIQAFAAGMLEGALSWHNIYLHWSNTIAAECTRDDQSEEFCDWLRRILTTNMETVKKMADMKGKHDHYWYQIGLFYDQLDGLEFGFRKGVRRSRLDHEIPMEDFLLMNSVVDIRDLKAYYMNFLDGESGMELEPNKGMILLKILENSNGLVKILLGHTSDGSYASMSRIMKKYTLNYHFSAESSVDQVVPGSNIVFTGYPAALASLDDFYMLSGKRHKMIAAGVKIEYDNLNLWTKIDLVRSVSLAPRVMAANRLAHSGRVWAKYFARSPSTGAKQWLIVDMKRLNHGANMSDDSAEIEEALMNQVETFEYDGQRTEPKHMDDYVDVDLEERFRKVTSISKISDGGLFWIVDQLPGRLHAEDMTEDIIDDGYWLGNGVPIFKELLEIGHVKVNSNNTLQQHSIQEKIIQNITDLDELAKFIQQLGYRGDLDPHNPTAYGNIDMKLLSKSNASNGTATLQAYSGPLFDPVSESQAVKRSIQTTQNSIKEEVPKLARTMAAKTRRVKPFDWDSADDLEVRHQGQPTVWEFARETPHWAWI from the exons ACCCGTCTATTCCGGTACGTACTGCGCAACGGCTTACTGGGCTCGCAACTCGGGCTTCCGAGTGGAATTTTGGGGCCAGCGCAATGACCTTGAGTCAGTACCGCGCGGTGCCGTCCGCGGTTGCTTCCAGAACACCCTGATGGAAAGTGGTTGGTCCCAGCTGGAGATTGAATCGCAGCCCGAGTTTCCGGACAGCATACAAGCGTTCGCCGCCGGAATGCTGGAGGGAGCGCTCAGCTGGCATAACATCTATCTGCACTGGTCGAA CACCATCGCAGCCGAATGCACTCGCGACGACCAATCGGAGGAATTCTGCGATTGGCTGCGACGAATTCTTACCACCAACATGGAAACCGTCAAAAAGATGGCCGATATGAAGGGAAAACACGACCACTATTGGTATCAGATTGGGCTGTTTTACGACCAGCTCGATGGGTTGGAGTTCGGATTCCGCAAGGGTGTTCGACGATCTCGTCTGGATCACGAGATCCCGATGGAGGATTTTCTGTTAATGAATAGTGTGGTAGACATCCGTGATCTGAAGGCTTATTATATGAACTTTTTGGATGGCGAAAGCGGAATGGAGCTGGAACCGAACAAGGGCATGATACTGCTGAAAATTCTCGAAAATAGCAACGGCTTGGTGAAGATTTTGTTAGGTCATACCAGTGATGGCAGCTACGCTTCCATGTCAAGGATAATGAAAAAGTACACACTAAACTATCATTTCTCTGCGGAATCCTCAGTGGATCAAGTAGTTCCAGGTTCAAACATAGTATTTACCGGTTATCCAGCCGCTCTAGCCTCATTAGATGATTTCTATATGCTCTCTGGTAAACGACATAAGATGATAGCAGCCGGAGTCAAAATAGAGTATGACAATTTGAATCTGTGGACCAAGATAGATCTAGTGCGATCAGTTTCGCTAGCACCTAGAGTTATGGCCGCTAACCGGTTGGCCCATAGTGGTCGCGTTTGGGCTAAGTATTTCGCTCGTAGTCCTTCAACTGGAGCGAAACAGTGGCTGATTGTTGACATGAAGCGACTTAATCATGGTGCAAATATGTCCGATGATTCCGCAGAAATTGAAGAAGCTCTAATGAATCAGGTTGAAACGTTCGAATACGATGGACAGCGAACTGAACCGAAGCACATGGATGACTACGTGGACGTTGATTTGGAGGAACGATTCCGGAAAGTGACATCGATAAGCAAAATCAGCGACGGAGGTTTGTTTTGGATTGTCGATCAGCTGCCGGGGCGACTACATGCGGAAGATATGACGGAGGACATTATTGACGATGGCTACTGGTTAGGAAATGGTGTGCCAATTTTCAAG GAACTGCTCGAAATCGGTCACGTGAAAGTTAATAGTAACAATACGCTACAGCAACATTCCATTCAAGAGAAAATAATCCAGAACATCACCGACCTAGACGAGTTGGCCAAATTCATTCAACAGCTTGGCTACCGAGGCGACCTGGATCCTCACAATCCGACGGCGTATGGAAATATCGACATGAAGCTCTTGAGCAAATCGAACGCCAGTAATGGCACAGCAACACTCCAGGCATACTCTGGACCACTGTTCGATCCTGTTAGCGAAAGCCAGGCGGTAAAACGAAGCATCCAAACGACACAGAACAGCATTAAGGAAGAAGTGCCAAAGCTGGCTCGTACGATGGCTGCAAAGACGAGACGCGTCAAACCGTTTGATTGGGATTCGGCGGATGACTTGGAAGTTCGCCACCAAGGACAGCCTACCGTTTGGGAGTTTGCCCGCGAGACGCCACATTGGGCATGGATTTGA